The genomic interval TCCCATCAAGTACATCAAAATCTCCACCACTAACTTTGAGGACGAAAGCAAGCCCGTCATCTTCATCGATGGTGGTATCCACGCCAGAGAATGGATCTCACCGCCCTCTGTTACTTGGGCCATTCATAAGCTGGTTGAAGATGTTACTGAAAACGACCTTTTGGAGAAGTTCGACTGGATTCTTCTGCCTGTTGTCAACCCTGATGGCTATAAATTCACTTTTACCAACGTAAGTGTCTGTAGTATTTCTTCTTATCACATCTACTAATTAACAAGAattgagtatatttttttgtgtaatctagagagaattaaataaactttgaaaggCATCACGTCATCGAACATACTTGTCTTGATCCTGAGattaacaaaattttatatatttttaggaaAGATTTTGGCGCAAGACTCGCTCAACCTCTAGCAATCCACTCAGTCAGATCTGCCGTGGAGCTGATGGCAACCGAAACTTCGATTTCGTGTGGAACTCCATTGGTACCAGCAACAGCCCATGCTCAGATATCTACGCCGGTACTTCAGCCTTCTCCGAAGTCGAAACCAGAGTCGTCAGAGACATCCTCCATGAACATTTAGCACGCATGGCTCTTTACCTCACCATGCACAGTTTCGGAAGCATGATCTTATACCCATGGGGACATGATGGTTCCTTATCTCAGAATGCCCTTGGTCTTCACACTGTGGGCGTCGCTATGGCTTCTGCTATTCAAAGTAATGCCCTTCCTAACTTTCCTCCTTACACTGTTGGTAACTCCGCTCTTGTGATTGGGTATTATATCGCAGGATCTTCGGAAGACTATGCCCATTCTATTGGAGTGCCTCTGTCTTACACTTATGAGTTGCCTGGTCTTTCATCGGGTTGGGAC from Helicoverpa armigera isolate CAAS_96S chromosome 19, ASM3070526v1, whole genome shotgun sequence carries:
- the LOC110373533 gene encoding carboxypeptidase B, encoding MKFLLVLALCAVAYAKHEGYIGWKSYYVGVATDAQAKALEPLIQKYELDFLSHPTKSREGVVLVEPQHQAGFIQDMEAEGITYRIHADDVKRQLEFDDQLIEMQRMSSFTRTAGRQLPYDNYQELEVIDEYLDYIGEKYPDVATVVNAAESFEGRPIKYIKISTTNFEDESKPVIFIDGGIHAREWISPPSVTWAIHKLVEDVTENDLLEKFDWILLPVVNPDGYKFTFTNERFWRKTRSTSSNPLSQICRGADGNRNFDFVWNSIGTSNSPCSDIYAGTSAFSEVETRVVRDILHEHLARMALYLTMHSFGSMILYPWGHDGSLSQNALGLHTVGVAMASAIQSNALPNFPPYTVGNSALVIGYYIAGSSEDYAHSIGVPLSYTYELPGLSSGWDGFHLPPQYIEQVCRETWEGIVVGARRAGDLFRK